A genomic segment from Deinococcus roseus encodes:
- a CDS encoding M42 family metallopeptidase, with product MIDTRYLADRLLTLLRTPSPTGFTGQAMQVLAGMLQDLGIEPQFTPKGALYWTLSGQATGKTVAFSAHIDTLGAMVKEIKDNGRLKLTALGGYDWATVEGEYCTVHLQGGKTLTGTVVNVKQSTHVWGAELRDLKRTDETMEVRLDARSFSAEDALNLGVQVGDFVSWDPRAELTESGYLKSRHLDNKAAVAVFLDVTRAVLQEKIALKHTTHFFISNYEEVGHGASVGIPQDTQELIAVDMAAIGKGQTSHEHHCTLCVKDSSGPYDHGLGNRLRKAAVQAGIDLKIDIYPYYGSDASAAWRAGGNYPAALIGPGVDASHAYERTHLDALQDTAKLILQYMQEG from the coding sequence ATGATCGACACCCGTTACTTGGCAGACCGGCTGCTGACTTTGCTGCGCACCCCCTCACCCACTGGATTCACCGGGCAGGCCATGCAGGTGCTGGCTGGAATGCTGCAGGACCTTGGCATCGAGCCCCAGTTCACCCCCAAAGGGGCGCTGTACTGGACCCTTTCCGGTCAGGCAACTGGCAAAACAGTGGCTTTCAGTGCCCACATTGACACGCTGGGGGCCATGGTCAAGGAAATCAAAGACAATGGACGCCTGAAGCTGACGGCCCTTGGGGGTTACGACTGGGCCACCGTGGAAGGAGAATACTGCACAGTGCACTTGCAGGGTGGCAAGACCCTTACGGGAACTGTGGTCAACGTCAAGCAGAGCACCCATGTGTGGGGCGCAGAACTGCGGGACCTCAAACGCACCGATGAAACCATGGAAGTGCGTCTGGATGCCCGTTCTTTCAGTGCAGAAGACGCCCTGAATCTGGGGGTGCAGGTGGGGGATTTTGTGTCGTGGGATCCGCGTGCAGAGCTGACCGAATCCGGGTACCTGAAGAGCCGCCACCTGGACAACAAGGCTGCAGTGGCGGTCTTTCTGGATGTGACCCGTGCTGTGCTGCAGGAGAAAATCGCTTTGAAGCACACCACCCATTTCTTCATCAGCAATTACGAGGAGGTGGGGCACGGGGCTTCAGTGGGGATTCCGCAGGACACCCAGGAACTCATTGCGGTGGACATGGCGGCCATTGGAAAAGGGCAGACCTCGCATGAGCACCACTGCACCCTCTGTGTGAAGGACTCTTCGGGGCCTTATGACCACGGGCTGGGGAACCGCCTTCGCAAAGCGGCAGTGCAGGCAGGCATCGACCTGAAGATCGACATTTATCCGTATTACGGCTCAGATGCCAGTGCTGCATGGCGGGCCGGAGGGAATTATCCTGCTGCACTGATTGGCCCTGGCGTGGATGCCAGCCACGCCTATGAAAGAACCCACCTGGATGCTTTGCAGGACACTGCAAAACTGATTTTGCAGTACATGCAGGAAGGTTAA
- a CDS encoding diguanylate cyclase domain-containing protein, protein MPERRTPSSHHIARQMLLVLQHVTGASAVRLQHPQWGELLAGEGFRTGEPLLELSTPDGLGHVILQGQQLRTLDRDVQKAQGYAQTILNLSRLLSSEISIHDLLRQALQVLQESIGMDLVFVLKMDREHHELEEIWSEQPIPWDLPHTLFLNGSVAWEALRTQHPRHFANLQLEGTTLEVMVFPLNLKEGEGTVLTVGRQQGRPWLPEERTLLESIALGIRMVQQQGEYVRQLKDAALLDPLTGLGNRRAFDQTLEQDLQDAQQQGFSLGVMVLDLDGLKKVNDGQGHEQGDVLLKTFAEALKLHLRQSDPAYRLGGDEFAVILKHLQPGQLSILENRLGAIRSTVRQKGFLDADASAGVAFLGRDGDTPGELCRVADERMYAQKAVHKNHQQASLLGSVSPRAAWQTLRSTLELLSHDQDAGPRFWKTLLAAAIRTIPSVEAGSMDVWHGGYYRVAAQVGYDDGILGIQLSEDSQLKWYGNGRENYLKGIPRLLYGLDIARHSSATIEPDTYEVFDEAGSLAQVKSTILLPIVVDGHPIAHMNLDNHTVEQAFSAEAIEIAMDFATQVGALLLAQQRREVIAEREHHLHLLQDFTRTVLLLPEEQQRLQALQDLAMQLLGTSQVSLDDHPLGNFSLRTSQGYLNAVPEKGDALSRSGREHLSIAVALVSGV, encoded by the coding sequence ATGCCTGAACGCCGCACCCCATCCTCACACCACATTGCCCGGCAGATGCTGCTGGTCTTGCAGCATGTGACCGGGGCCAGCGCTGTGCGCCTGCAGCACCCCCAGTGGGGAGAATTGCTGGCTGGAGAGGGGTTCAGAACCGGAGAACCCCTGCTGGAACTCTCCACACCGGATGGGCTGGGACACGTCATTTTGCAGGGCCAGCAACTCCGAACCCTGGACCGGGATGTGCAGAAAGCCCAGGGATATGCCCAGACCATCCTCAACCTTTCCCGCCTGCTGAGCAGCGAAATCAGCATTCACGACCTGCTCAGGCAGGCCTTGCAGGTGTTGCAGGAATCCATCGGCATGGATCTGGTTTTCGTGTTGAAAATGGACCGTGAGCACCATGAGCTGGAAGAAATCTGGTCTGAGCAGCCCATTCCCTGGGACCTGCCCCACACCCTCTTTCTGAACGGCAGTGTGGCCTGGGAAGCCCTGAGGACCCAGCATCCCCGGCACTTTGCAAACCTGCAACTGGAGGGCACCACGCTGGAGGTGATGGTGTTCCCCCTGAACCTCAAAGAAGGGGAAGGCACCGTGCTCACGGTGGGCAGGCAGCAGGGTCGCCCCTGGCTCCCAGAGGAACGCACATTGCTGGAATCCATTGCACTGGGCATCCGCATGGTGCAACAGCAAGGGGAATATGTGCGGCAACTGAAAGACGCTGCCCTGCTGGATCCCCTGACCGGACTGGGCAACCGCCGCGCTTTTGACCAGACCCTGGAACAGGACCTGCAAGATGCCCAGCAGCAGGGGTTTTCTCTGGGCGTGATGGTGCTGGACCTGGACGGCCTGAAAAAAGTCAACGATGGACAGGGCCACGAGCAGGGCGATGTGCTGCTGAAGACCTTCGCGGAGGCTCTGAAGCTGCACCTGAGGCAATCCGATCCGGCTTACCGTCTGGGTGGAGATGAATTCGCGGTGATTTTAAAGCACCTGCAACCCGGGCAACTCTCCATTCTGGAAAACCGTCTGGGGGCCATTCGCAGCACGGTGCGCCAGAAAGGGTTTCTGGATGCAGATGCCAGTGCAGGGGTGGCTTTTCTGGGCCGCGATGGAGACACCCCTGGTGAACTCTGCCGGGTGGCAGACGAACGCATGTACGCCCAGAAAGCCGTGCACAAAAACCACCAGCAGGCCAGTTTGCTGGGCTCGGTCAGTCCACGGGCCGCCTGGCAAACCCTGCGCTCCACCCTGGAACTGCTTTCACACGATCAGGACGCTGGACCGCGCTTCTGGAAAACCCTGCTGGCCGCGGCCATCCGCACCATTCCCAGTGTGGAGGCAGGCTCCATGGACGTGTGGCACGGTGGTTATTACCGGGTGGCCGCCCAGGTGGGCTACGACGATGGCATTCTGGGCATCCAGCTCAGCGAGGACAGCCAGCTCAAATGGTACGGCAATGGCAGGGAGAACTACCTGAAAGGCATTCCGCGCCTGCTTTACGGCCTGGACATCGCCCGGCATTCCAGTGCCACCATCGAACCAGACACCTACGAGGTGTTCGATGAAGCAGGTTCGCTGGCCCAGGTGAAAAGCACCATCCTGCTGCCCATCGTGGTGGATGGGCACCCCATCGCCCACATGAACCTGGACAACCACACGGTGGAGCAGGCTTTCAGTGCAGAAGCCATCGAGATTGCCATGGATTTTGCAACCCAGGTGGGAGCCCTGCTGCTGGCCCAGCAGCGGCGCGAAGTGATCGCAGAACGGGAACACCACCTGCATTTGCTGCAGGACTTCACCCGCACAGTGCTGCTGCTGCCCGAAGAACAACAGCGCTTGCAGGCCCTGCAGGACCTGGCCATGCAACTGCTGGGCACCTCTCAGGTCAGCCTGGACGATCACCCGCTGGGGAATTTCAGCCTGCGCACGTCACAGGGTTACCTGAATGCCGTTCCTGAAAAAGGAGATGCCCTCTCCCGTTCGGGAAGAGAGCACCTGAGTATTGCGGTGGCACTGGTTTCTGGGGTTTAA
- the tmpR gene encoding bifunctional dihydropteridine reductase/dihydrofolate reductase TmpR, producing the protein MTRRGQGALVTGSSGGIGRAIALKLAAEGFDVAIHYLTSKEKAEQTAEDLRALGVKCVALQANLSRPEEAEKLVQEAHQHLGNLSVLVNNVGNYVFKPLLDNTLEDWHDMLDSNLNSTFYTCRTAIPIMREQQHGRIINLGYAGAENVLARPGNTAYAIAKTGVIILSKSLARTEIKHGITVNVVSPGIIETSVTKPLSEVPAGRDGKLEELVYAVWAFVDGPEYITGQVLEVSGGWNL; encoded by the coding sequence GTGACCCGCAGAGGACAGGGTGCCCTGGTCACCGGGAGTTCAGGGGGGATTGGGCGTGCCATTGCCCTGAAGCTGGCTGCAGAGGGTTTTGATGTGGCGATCCATTACCTGACCAGCAAAGAAAAAGCTGAACAAACAGCAGAAGACCTCCGTGCTCTGGGGGTCAAATGTGTGGCTTTGCAGGCCAACCTCTCCAGACCTGAAGAAGCTGAAAAACTGGTGCAGGAAGCCCATCAACACCTGGGGAACCTCAGTGTGCTGGTCAACAACGTGGGCAATTACGTGTTCAAGCCGTTGCTGGACAACACCCTGGAAGACTGGCATGACATGCTGGACAGCAACCTGAACAGCACCTTCTACACCTGCCGCACGGCCATTCCGATCATGCGGGAGCAGCAACATGGCCGGATCATCAACCTGGGGTACGCCGGGGCAGAAAATGTGCTGGCAAGGCCCGGAAACACCGCCTATGCCATTGCCAAAACCGGGGTGATCATCCTCTCCAAAAGCCTCGCCAGAACCGAAATCAAACATGGCATCACGGTGAATGTGGTCAGTCCGGGCATCATCGAAACCAGTGTCACCAAGCCCCTCTCGGAAGTGCCTGCAGGACGCGATGGCAAACTGGAAGAACTGGTGTATGCCGTATGGGCTTTTGTGGATGGACCAGAATACATCACCGGGCAGGTGCTGGAAGTCTCTGGAGGCTGGAACCTCTAG
- a CDS encoding DMT family transporter, whose product MSMHTVGILLLLLVTAFWGSTFSLVKEATEHMPTSSFIAWRFSIALVPLLFFVRKISPKLWRDGLILGTWLGAGYITQAMGLQTIGANRAAFITGLNVILVPIGLALMTRRKISVGVWISVALCALGIGLISWEGGQLAIGDLWTLGCAFTYAGYIIYLERTASRHEVLPLTAIQLLAVVLIGWTWAGIEATQHMGHLEDGLVSNFKGYLSVPGTALAPLLYLGLAATALTTVLQVIGQKFVTAVEAAIIYALEPVTASIFAFFWAGEVLGIRGISGGALIVLAMVLSQLPDRKELVPVQD is encoded by the coding sequence ATGTCGATGCACACGGTTGGAATCCTGCTTTTGCTGCTGGTCACGGCTTTCTGGGGCAGCACCTTCTCGCTGGTGAAAGAAGCCACCGAGCACATGCCCACCTCAAGTTTCATTGCCTGGCGTTTCAGCATTGCTCTGGTTCCACTGCTGTTTTTTGTGCGCAAGATCAGCCCCAAACTGTGGCGCGACGGCCTGATTCTGGGCACCTGGCTGGGGGCAGGCTACATCACCCAGGCCATGGGCCTGCAGACCATCGGGGCGAACCGGGCGGCTTTCATCACAGGGCTGAACGTGATTCTGGTGCCCATCGGACTGGCCCTGATGACCCGCCGGAAAATTTCTGTGGGGGTGTGGATCTCGGTGGCGCTGTGTGCCCTGGGCATCGGTCTGATTTCCTGGGAAGGTGGGCAACTGGCCATCGGGGATTTGTGGACGCTGGGATGCGCCTTCACTTACGCGGGATACATCATCTATCTGGAACGCACGGCCAGCAGGCATGAAGTGCTTCCCCTCACCGCCATTCAGTTGCTGGCCGTGGTTTTGATTGGCTGGACCTGGGCGGGCATTGAGGCCACCCAGCACATGGGTCATCTGGAAGATGGTCTGGTCAGCAATTTCAAGGGTTACCTGAGTGTTCCAGGCACAGCCCTGGCTCCCCTGCTGTACCTGGGTCTGGCGGCCACGGCCCTGACCACCGTGCTGCAGGTGATTGGGCAGAAATTTGTGACGGCCGTCGAAGCAGCCATCATTTATGCCCTGGAACCCGTGACGGCCAGCATTTTTGCGTTCTTCTGGGCTGGAGAGGTGCTGGGCATCCGGGGGATTTCAGGAGGGGCACTGATCGTGCTGGCGATGGTGCTCTCCCAGCTTCCAGACCGCAAAGAACTGGTTCCGGTGCAGGATTGA
- a CDS encoding amidohydrolase — MEYILRADVLTQSPDFPRATAVLVSGDRVRAVDQLEVLQGIAPQAKLLDFQDRILTPGLTDAHIHLVAYGFRLSQVNLEGSTSVQEVQKRVQDHALTQPEGWIVGGGYTITELGLKAYPTRQLLDEAMPDRPVLLYSRDLHSAWANSLALQLSGLQDITPNPEGGELVRVDGALTGYLLESAMGLVRKHIPEPTWEETLDAARLAVKTMRNFGYTAVHTMAYEPASHLRALLHLEQNGELPLRVWACIPHTDLDAAIGLGLYGGQGDRVKLGGVKFFLDGALGSQTAWMLPPGYQNPQATPMILDQPEVIREKAEQALQYGFVPTVHAIGDQANRVLLDIYQDLKPLADQQGLRLRLEHAQHLNQEDIARFGTLQVTASMQPVHLPGDARLVRELMPHMQDTTYAVKSLQDAGTLLAFGSDAPVASPDPHLSFQAATKRLGQDGQTFSVQECLSPEETLWAHTRGPALAVGWQDYGIIVPGARADFTLWDTLGGRSEALTFPWPET, encoded by the coding sequence ATGGAGTACATTCTCAGAGCCGATGTGCTGACCCAGAGTCCTGATTTTCCCCGTGCCACAGCCGTGCTGGTTTCGGGTGACCGCGTTCGTGCTGTGGACCAACTGGAGGTTTTGCAGGGCATTGCGCCCCAGGCAAAGCTGCTGGATTTTCAGGACCGCATCCTCACCCCTGGGCTTACGGATGCCCACATCCATCTGGTGGCTTACGGTTTCCGGCTGTCCCAGGTGAACCTGGAGGGCAGCACCTCGGTGCAGGAGGTGCAAAAGCGGGTGCAGGACCATGCCCTGACCCAGCCTGAAGGCTGGATTGTGGGGGGCGGTTACACCATCACCGAACTGGGCCTCAAAGCCTACCCCACCCGCCAGTTGCTGGATGAGGCCATGCCAGACCGTCCTGTGCTGCTGTACTCCAGAGACCTGCACAGCGCATGGGCCAATTCGCTGGCCTTGCAGCTTTCTGGTTTGCAGGACATCACCCCCAACCCGGAAGGCGGAGAACTGGTGCGGGTGGATGGGGCATTGACCGGTTACCTGCTGGAATCGGCCATGGGTCTGGTGAGAAAGCACATCCCGGAGCCCACCTGGGAAGAAACCCTGGATGCGGCAAGGCTTGCCGTGAAAACCATGCGCAACTTCGGGTACACCGCCGTGCACACCATGGCCTACGAGCCTGCCAGCCACCTGCGTGCCCTGTTGCACCTGGAGCAGAACGGTGAATTGCCGCTCAGGGTGTGGGCCTGCATTCCCCACACAGACCTGGACGCGGCCATCGGGCTTGGTCTGTACGGAGGACAGGGAGACCGGGTGAAACTGGGAGGGGTCAAGTTCTTTCTGGATGGGGCACTGGGCAGCCAGACCGCCTGGATGCTCCCACCGGGATACCAGAACCCGCAGGCCACCCCCATGATTCTGGACCAGCCAGAAGTGATCCGGGAAAAGGCAGAACAGGCCTTGCAGTACGGCTTTGTGCCCACCGTGCATGCCATCGGGGACCAGGCCAACCGGGTGTTGCTGGACATTTATCAGGACCTGAAACCCCTGGCAGACCAGCAGGGACTGCGCCTGCGTCTGGAACACGCCCAGCACCTGAACCAGGAGGACATTGCCCGTTTTGGAACCTTGCAGGTCACGGCCTCCATGCAGCCCGTTCACCTGCCCGGAGATGCCCGTCTGGTGCGGGAACTGATGCCCCACATGCAAGACACCACCTACGCCGTGAAAAGCCTGCAAGATGCAGGAACCCTGCTGGCTTTTGGCTCGGATGCACCGGTGGCCAGCCCGGACCCGCACCTCAGCTTTCAGGCAGCCACCAAACGTCTGGGACAGGATGGACAGACGTTCAGCGTGCAGGAGTGTCTCAGTCCTGAAGAAACCCTGTGGGCGCACACCAGAGGTCCGGCCCTGGCGGTGGGCTGGCAGGATTACGGCATCATCGTTCCAGGAGCAAGGGCAGATTTTACTTTGTGGGACACGCTGGGGGGTCGGTCAGAAGCCCTGACTTTTCCCTGGCCGGAAACCTGA
- a CDS encoding metallophosphoesterase, with amino-acid sequence MKITRRQFLQRGALVATGALGLGGYSYAQAHQFVLSEHTLQLQGLKQPLKVVHLTDLHYSSLIPLSQVEQWVQATQQQKPDVILITGDFISSREDYPHIRDLAKVLSKLQAPLGVYGVWGNHDYHLIPDRLMEFEQVLKEAGIRMLNNAAVQLRPDVQLAGIDDLWNGLPSLEAALQNLNKELCILLMSHNPDILPEVPEWVDLTLSGHTHGGQVRLPLLGALHVPSKYGERFAQGMVQGPARGFVSRGLGVTGVPLRFLCDAELVVLHLLPV; translated from the coding sequence GTGAAAATCACCCGACGCCAATTCCTGCAAAGAGGTGCCCTGGTCGCCACCGGAGCCCTGGGGCTCGGGGGATACAGTTATGCACAGGCGCACCAGTTTGTGCTGAGTGAACACACCCTGCAGCTTCAGGGACTGAAGCAACCCCTGAAAGTGGTCCACCTGACCGACCTGCATTACAGCTCCCTGATTCCCCTTTCCCAGGTGGAGCAGTGGGTCCAGGCCACACAGCAGCAAAAGCCTGATGTCATCCTGATCACCGGGGATTTCATTTCTTCCCGCGAAGACTACCCGCACATCCGGGATCTGGCCAAAGTGCTCTCCAAATTGCAGGCTCCGCTGGGCGTTTACGGGGTGTGGGGAAACCACGATTACCACCTGATTCCAGACCGCCTGATGGAATTCGAGCAGGTGCTGAAAGAAGCCGGAATCCGCATGCTGAACAATGCTGCCGTGCAACTCCGGCCCGATGTGCAACTGGCAGGCATTGATGACCTGTGGAACGGCCTGCCCAGCCTGGAAGCTGCCCTGCAGAACCTCAACAAAGAACTGTGCATTCTGCTGATGAGCCACAACCCCGACATCCTGCCAGAAGTTCCAGAGTGGGTGGACCTCACGCTCAGTGGTCACACCCATGGTGGACAGGTGCGGCTTCCTTTGCTGGGGGCTTTGCATGTTCCCAGCAAGTATGGAGAGCGTTTTGCTCAGGGGATGGTGCAGGGTCCAGCCAGAGGGTTTGTGTCCAGAGGTCTGGGGGTCACCGGGGTTCCCCTGCGTTTCCTTTGCGATGCAGAACTGGTCGTGCTACATTTGCTTCCAGTGTGA
- a CDS encoding tRNA (cytidine(34)-2'-O)-methyltransferase yields the protein MIHVVLFEPENPGNVGNIMRSCAVLGVKLHMIRPFGFRLLDPQYKRAVMDYSQHVQWQDHADWEAFRASVPEGARLYAFTTKTERVYTHVEYQDGDFLVFGPESRGLPQWIRESIEAVTIPMPGEGRSLNLSVSVGIAAFEVLRQLNNNWT from the coding sequence ATGATCCACGTGGTGCTTTTTGAACCCGAAAACCCCGGCAATGTGGGCAACATCATGCGCTCTTGTGCCGTGCTGGGCGTGAAACTGCACATGATCCGACCTTTCGGATTCCGTTTGCTGGACCCGCAGTACAAACGGGCCGTGATGGATTACAGCCAGCATGTGCAGTGGCAGGACCATGCAGACTGGGAAGCCTTCAGGGCCAGTGTTCCTGAAGGTGCAAGGCTGTATGCCTTCACCACCAAAACAGAACGGGTCTACACCCATGTGGAGTACCAGGATGGAGATTTTCTGGTGTTTGGGCCGGAATCCAGAGGACTGCCCCAGTGGATCCGGGAATCCATTGAAGCCGTCACCATTCCCATGCCCGGAGAAGGCCGCAGCCTCAACCTCTCTGTTTCGGTGGGGATTGCGGCTTTTGAAGTGCTGCGGCAGCTGAACAACAACTGGACCTGA
- a CDS encoding LEA type 2 family protein, with translation MIQRLKIPVLLTLSAALLSGCMVVKTTIQPPQFQVQSFELTRYTIPNILNPFNGEATFVMNVQVTNPNAFGLQIQRIQGDLLLDGLNFGKAVIPNLRLEANGSSVVTTEFTLPVNLNLASKIADIAQGRKVDYLVKTTVQVDTGLLGTATFSNIVVAQGSVNN, from the coding sequence ATGATCCAGCGCCTGAAAATCCCTGTTTTGTTGACCCTTTCTGCTGCACTGCTCTCAGGTTGCATGGTGGTCAAAACCACCATCCAGCCGCCCCAGTTTCAGGTCCAGAGCTTTGAACTGACCCGTTACACCATCCCCAACATCCTCAACCCCTTCAACGGCGAAGCCACCTTTGTGATGAATGTGCAGGTCACCAACCCCAATGCCTTCGGGCTGCAGATCCAGCGCATTCAGGGAGACCTCTTGCTGGACGGTCTGAATTTCGGGAAAGCCGTGATCCCCAACCTCAGGCTGGAAGCCAACGGCAGCAGCGTGGTCACCACCGAATTCACCCTCCCTGTGAACCTCAACCTGGCCAGCAAAATTGCCGACATCGCCCAGGGCCGCAAGGTGGACTACCTGGTCAAAACCACCGTTCAGGTGGACACAGGTTTGCTGGGAACCGCCACCTTCTCCAACATCGTGGTGGCCCAGGGCAGCGTGAACAACTGA
- a CDS encoding cytochrome P450 has protein sequence MQEIQILFTPEGIQNPYPHYDHLRNLNPVFYIPEWNSLFVTGHPENAALLRDPRVSVERLGASAEDLKRDEFLPVNALYHMMLFRDPPNHTRLRSLVNQAFTPRVVSEMRVLIETQVDEILDRVALQGKMEVLDELAGPLPVTVILKMLGLNPQDAEHFKRWSESIAVLLDGGAESTILMPRIMQDVVEMNSYFRQIADDLRERPRPGLMTALATAELAGDKLSNEELLSNAILLLVAGHETTTNLIASGLHALLEHPEQLAALREHPELMDGAVEELLRYVSPVQATSRVLKTDMEVGGQQVKAGTQLQLMLAAANRDPRVFSHPEQLDVRRDASKHLAFAAGHHYCLGASLARMEARVVFEKLLQRFDTLEMLQQDISYRLNFTLRGLKELHVGVR, from the coding sequence ATGCAAGAGATCCAGATCCTGTTCACGCCAGAAGGCATCCAGAACCCCTACCCCCATTATGACCACCTGCGCAACCTCAATCCCGTATTTTACATTCCAGAGTGGAATTCCCTGTTTGTGACCGGGCACCCGGAGAACGCTGCTTTGCTGCGTGACCCACGGGTCAGTGTGGAACGGCTGGGGGCCTCTGCAGAAGACCTCAAAAGGGATGAATTTCTGCCTGTGAATGCCCTTTATCACATGATGCTGTTCCGTGATCCCCCCAACCACACCCGCCTGCGCAGCCTGGTCAATCAGGCCTTCACGCCCAGGGTGGTTTCGGAGATGCGGGTCCTGATTGAAACCCAGGTGGATGAAATTCTGGACCGGGTGGCCCTGCAGGGCAAAATGGAGGTTCTGGACGAGCTGGCCGGTCCCCTCCCGGTCACGGTGATCCTGAAAATGCTGGGCCTCAACCCGCAGGATGCAGAGCACTTTAAACGCTGGTCTGAAAGCATTGCTGTGCTGCTGGATGGGGGTGCAGAAAGCACAATCCTGATGCCCCGCATCATGCAGGACGTTGTAGAAATGAACAGCTACTTCAGGCAGATTGCAGATGATTTGCGAGAACGCCCCCGACCTGGTCTGATGACCGCACTGGCCACGGCAGAACTGGCCGGAGACAAACTCAGCAATGAAGAACTGCTTTCAAACGCCATTTTGCTGCTGGTGGCCGGACATGAAACCACCACCAACCTGATCGCCAGTGGCCTTCATGCCCTGCTGGAGCATCCAGAGCAGCTTGCAGCGCTGCGGGAGCACCCTGAGTTGATGGACGGTGCCGTGGAAGAGCTGCTGCGTTACGTCAGTCCCGTGCAGGCCACCTCGCGGGTCCTGAAAACCGACATGGAAGTGGGCGGTCAGCAGGTCAAAGCAGGGACCCAGTTGCAACTGATGCTGGCTGCAGCCAACCGGGACCCCAGGGTGTTCAGCCACCCAGAACAACTGGATGTGCGGCGCGATGCCAGCAAGCATCTGGCCTTCGCTGCCGGACACCACTACTGTCTGGGAGCAAGTCTGGCCCGCATGGAAGCCAGGGTGGTCTTTGAAAAACTGCTGCAGCGTTTTGACACGCTGGAGATGTTGCAGCAGGACATTTCCTACCGACTCAATTTCACCCTGCGCGGTCTGAAAGAGCTGCACGTGGGGGTGCGTTGA
- a CDS encoding GNAT family N-acetyltransferase yields the protein MIKSEIELSAYSEQSPHLKAGVRVYALTWGYDEKPSAKFFREYTRKEGFLGVVALHHGEVVGIAFGVKSVPGNWWHDMVSRHIGEHHAALKDAWVLVEIAILPSYRNQGIGQQMIDYLGSRQPYANMLLSTQTTNTGARRLYERLGWSYLHQGIQFYPDNYTRFVIMHRPRELKL from the coding sequence GTGATCAAAAGCGAGATAGAACTCTCTGCCTACTCGGAACAGTCTCCCCACCTGAAAGCCGGGGTGCGGGTGTATGCCCTCACCTGGGGTTACGACGAGAAACCCTCTGCAAAATTCTTCCGGGAGTACACCCGCAAGGAAGGGTTTCTGGGGGTGGTGGCTTTGCACCACGGAGAAGTGGTGGGCATTGCCTTCGGGGTGAAAAGCGTGCCCGGCAACTGGTGGCATGACATGGTGTCACGGCACATCGGGGAGCACCATGCTGCCCTGAAAGACGCCTGGGTGCTGGTGGAAATTGCCATTTTGCCCAGTTACCGCAACCAGGGCATTGGGCAGCAGATGATCGATTACCTGGGTTCCAGGCAACCTTATGCCAACATGCTGCTGTCCACCCAGACCACCAACACCGGGGCCAGACGGCTGTATGAGCGTCTGGGATGGTCCTATTTGCATCAGGGCATCCAGTTTTACCCGGACAATTACACCCGTTTTGTGATCATGCACCGGCCCAGAGAATTGAAGCTCTGA
- the ispF gene encoding 2-C-methyl-D-erythritol 2,4-cyclodiphosphate synthase — protein sequence MQYRIGYGEDAHRLEAGRTLTLGGVVIPDSPIGAVAHSDGDAILHAVADALLSGLALGDIGQYFPDTDPQYRNMDSKVILQHTLNLVQQKGYIPVNVALVVTLDRPKLGPLRPEIARSVAALLALPESEVGVSFKTSEGLALNHVQTRVTILLQQEARP from the coding sequence ATGCAATACCGCATTGGATATGGAGAAGACGCCCACCGCCTGGAAGCCGGGCGCACCCTCACCCTGGGAGGGGTGGTCATTCCAGACAGCCCCATCGGAGCCGTGGCCCACAGCGATGGAGACGCCATCTTGCATGCTGTGGCAGATGCACTGCTTTCTGGACTGGCGCTGGGAGACATCGGGCAGTACTTTCCTGACACCGACCCGCAATACAGGAACATGGACAGCAAAGTCATCCTGCAGCACACCCTGAACCTGGTGCAGCAGAAGGGCTACATCCCGGTCAATGTTGCGCTGGTGGTGACCCTGGACAGACCCAAACTTGGTCCCCTCAGGCCAGAGATTGCCCGATCGGTGGCCGCTTTGCTGGCACTGCCTGAATCCGAGGTGGGGGTGTCGTTCAAGACCAGTGAAGGTCTCGCCCTGAACCACGTGCAAACCCGCGTGACCATCCTGCTGCAGCAGGAGGCCCGCCCATGA